In Gadus macrocephalus chromosome 4, ASM3116895v1, the following proteins share a genomic window:
- the LOC132456037 gene encoding uncharacterized protein LOC132456037 isoform X1 translates to MDDKLIMSVFNFPELYNVTLPTYRCTETRINAWRSISTLMGVPSEECKRRWKNMRDRYLKEVRTELKSKQQGELVPSRWKYRQRLNFLAPFTGTRNGISENFINNNGEDHSPPDLDTLAADSPMSPAPTRRTRAIAKAPATQPESQSQAAFATPSSSPESQNNQWGTLGATGKKRKDLAKETLGSADGVAPSKKSVGRTQDEDELFLLSFVPTLKRLAPQKRCETKMKIQQILYEAEFSLPEPAPKRESIK, encoded by the exons ATGGACGATAAGTTGATAATGTCTGTATTTAATTTCCCCGAGCTCTATAACGTAACTTTACCGACTTACCGCTGCACAGAAACTCGAATAAATGCCTGGAGAAGCATCAGCACCCTAATGGGGGTCCCAT CTGAAGAATGCAAAAGAAGATGGAAGAATATGAGAGACCGTTATTTAAAGGAGGTTCGAACGGAGCTCAAGAGCAAGCAGCAAGGGGAGCTGGTTCCCAGTCGATGGAAATACAGACAGCGGCTCAACTTCCTTGCCCCTTTTACCGGCACAAGAAACGGCATATCAGAGAACTTCATCAACAACAACGGGGAAGACCACTCCCCTCCTGACCTGGACACCCTGGCCGCAGACAGCCCCATGTCCCCTGCCCCAACGAGGAGGACCCGCGCCATCGCAAAGGCCCCCGCGACCCAGCCAGAGTCCCAGTCCCAGGCAGCGTTTGCGACCCCGTCCTCTTCACCTGAGTCACAGAACAACCAGTGGGGGACGCTTGGCGCTACTGGGAAAAAGAGGAAGGACTTGGCGAAAGAAACATTAGGCTCTGCTGATGGCGTGGCACCTTCAAAAAAGTCAGTGGGCAGGACACAGGACGAGGACGAACTGTTTCTGCTCAGCTTTGTTCCCACCTTGAAGCGCCTTGCTCCTCAAAAAAGATGCGAGACTAAAATGAAGATCCAGCAGATCCTGTATGAGGCTGAATTCAGCCTACCAGAGCCTGCTCCAAAGAGagaatcaataaaataa
- the LOC132456037 gene encoding uncharacterized protein LOC132456037 isoform X2, giving the protein MRDRYLKEVRTELKSKQQGELVPSRWKYRQRLNFLAPFTGTRNGISENFINNNGEDHSPPDLDTLAADSPMSPAPTRRTRAIAKAPATQPESQSQAAFATPSSSPESQNNQWGTLGATGKKRKDLAKETLGSADGVAPSKKSVGRTQDEDELFLLSFVPTLKRLAPQKRCETKMKIQQILYEAEFSLPEPAPKRESIK; this is encoded by the coding sequence ATGAGAGACCGTTATTTAAAGGAGGTTCGAACGGAGCTCAAGAGCAAGCAGCAAGGGGAGCTGGTTCCCAGTCGATGGAAATACAGACAGCGGCTCAACTTCCTTGCCCCTTTTACCGGCACAAGAAACGGCATATCAGAGAACTTCATCAACAACAACGGGGAAGACCACTCCCCTCCTGACCTGGACACCCTGGCCGCAGACAGCCCCATGTCCCCTGCCCCAACGAGGAGGACCCGCGCCATCGCAAAGGCCCCCGCGACCCAGCCAGAGTCCCAGTCCCAGGCAGCGTTTGCGACCCCGTCCTCTTCACCTGAGTCACAGAACAACCAGTGGGGGACGCTTGGCGCTACTGGGAAAAAGAGGAAGGACTTGGCGAAAGAAACATTAGGCTCTGCTGATGGCGTGGCACCTTCAAAAAAGTCAGTGGGCAGGACACAGGACGAGGACGAACTGTTTCTGCTCAGCTTTGTTCCCACCTTGAAGCGCCTTGCTCCTCAAAAAAGATGCGAGACTAAAATGAAGATCCAGCAGATCCTGTATGAGGCTGAATTCAGCCTACCAGAGCCTGCTCCAAAGAGagaatcaataaaataa